The proteins below are encoded in one region of Knoellia sp. S7-12:
- a CDS encoding FAD-dependent oxidoreductase yields MTTQLDGTRQRSFDFAVIGAGVVGASIARELARRGASVVVLDRASGVGGGCSYANAGILAPDHVSPLATPALLREAPIQMMRRPPAVRVRPTRGLAPWLGKLAASATPNRARVAQARLRQLANESTHLHRELGAQGLNPSLRKTGALDVYLRPPRGPVAGLLSPTELHELEPGLAPVAGGLHRTEEWVVESRSYVRAMLDDAVAHRAEVFFGTTVQQQVLSGERVAAVDTTAGRIRVGHVVLASGVEAGILADQVGLRLPLRGGRGYVVDVAAPDGTLGKPVRLKEHRVVVTPLEDRIRVAGSIEFGDEARTADLRRADALLEVAARAVPGLRGAPVLDRWAGERPCTPDGVPVIGATHTVQNLSVATGHGMWGLILAPVTARLIAGQAIDHRVDPDLDWLSPDRFARRRTVLSRRIA; encoded by the coding sequence ATGACGACTCAGCTCGACGGGACGCGACAGCGCAGCTTCGATTTTGCCGTGATCGGCGCCGGCGTCGTCGGCGCCAGCATTGCTCGGGAGTTGGCCAGACGTGGGGCCAGCGTCGTCGTGCTCGACAGGGCATCCGGGGTCGGAGGTGGCTGTTCCTACGCCAACGCCGGGATTCTTGCCCCTGACCACGTGTCTCCTCTGGCGACACCTGCGCTCCTGCGCGAGGCCCCCATTCAGATGATGCGCCGCCCACCCGCGGTGCGAGTGCGGCCCACGCGTGGGTTGGCGCCCTGGCTGGGCAAGCTGGCTGCGTCGGCCACACCCAACCGGGCGCGCGTCGCCCAGGCCAGGCTGCGGCAGTTGGCGAACGAAAGCACCCACCTCCACCGCGAGCTCGGGGCCCAAGGCCTCAACCCCTCGTTGCGGAAGACAGGTGCTCTCGACGTCTACCTCCGTCCCCCTCGCGGTCCGGTCGCGGGGTTGCTCTCGCCGACCGAGCTGCATGAGCTGGAGCCGGGACTCGCGCCCGTTGCCGGGGGCCTGCATCGCACCGAGGAGTGGGTCGTCGAGAGTCGCAGCTACGTGCGGGCGATGCTCGACGACGCAGTGGCGCATCGCGCTGAGGTGTTCTTCGGCACCACGGTGCAGCAGCAGGTGCTCAGCGGCGAGCGAGTTGCGGCAGTCGACACGACGGCCGGAAGGATCCGGGTTGGTCACGTCGTGCTCGCCTCGGGCGTCGAGGCGGGAATCCTGGCGGACCAGGTGGGGCTGCGGCTGCCACTGCGGGGAGGTCGTGGCTATGTGGTGGACGTGGCCGCGCCTGATGGAACCCTCGGAAAGCCGGTGCGGCTCAAGGAGCATCGTGTGGTCGTCACCCCGCTCGAGGACCGGATCCGGGTGGCGGGTTCCATCGAGTTCGGTGACGAGGCACGCACCGCGGACCTGCGACGTGCCGACGCGCTGCTCGAGGTCGCAGCACGAGCGGTGCCCGGGCTGCGGGGCGCACCCGTGCTCGACCGCTGGGCCGGGGAGCGGCCGTGCACGCCGGACGGCGTACCCGTCATCGGCGCGACCCACACCGTGCAGAACCTCTCAGTGGCCACGGGTCACGGAATGTGGGGACTCATCCTGGCTCCGGTCACTGCGCGCCTCATCGCCGGCCAGGCCATCGACCACCGCGTAGACCCGGACCTCGACTGGCTCAGCCCGGACCGATTCGCGCGACGCAGGACCGTCTTGAGCAGACGTATCGCCTGA
- a CDS encoding response regulator transcription factor, with amino-acid sequence MKVLLVEDHPVVLRGLRTLTAEHADFEVVGEATSASQALDSARRLQPDVVVLPVRLGGAHSGIQLCRSIKTVCGARVVVFTSFTRPIDVQIARLAGADALVSKTAPNDAFIAALRHVRVGPHALVLESGRASWVEARRFAPVEPLTERENEILHLMIEGLTNPDMAARLTLEVSTVKTHVRSILRKLGVDNRRDLFRGA; translated from the coding sequence ATGAAGGTGCTGCTGGTCGAGGATCACCCGGTCGTCCTGCGCGGTCTTCGTACCCTCACGGCGGAGCATGCCGACTTCGAGGTCGTGGGCGAGGCCACGAGCGCCTCGCAGGCTCTCGACTCGGCACGGCGCCTGCAGCCTGATGTGGTCGTCCTGCCCGTCAGGCTCGGGGGCGCCCACAGCGGGATCCAGCTCTGTCGGTCCATCAAGACCGTGTGCGGCGCCCGAGTGGTGGTGTTCACCTCCTTCACCCGCCCCATTGACGTCCAGATCGCCAGACTCGCGGGCGCTGACGCACTCGTCAGCAAGACGGCACCCAACGACGCCTTCATCGCGGCGCTGCGTCACGTGCGGGTCGGCCCACACGCATTGGTGCTTGAATCTGGTCGCGCTTCATGGGTCGAAGCGCGACGGTTCGCTCCGGTCGAGCCCCTGACGGAGCGGGAGAACGAGATCCTCCACCTGATGATCGAAGGGCTGACCAACCCCGACATGGCGGCTCGACTCACCCTCGAGGTCTCCACGGTCAAGACTCACGTGCGCAGCATCCTGCGCAAGCTCGGGGTGGACAACCGGAGGGACCTGTTCCGAGGGGCGTGA
- a CDS encoding RNA polymerase sigma-70 factor — translation MNVEARDPFAAHRSLLFTVAYEMLGSAVDAEDVVQDAWLKWDAVNQSEVRDPRAFLVRVVSRTALDRLRTVSRRREDYVGPWLPEPLVTAPDVAEDVELADSVSMAMLLVLETLTPTERAVFVLREVFGLDYEELAEAVDKSPASVRQIAHRARSHVAARRPRGDVSPGQARGAFEAFQRAVMTGDLQGLVDVLAPDVVMLGDGGGIKQALAHPVLGVDKVSRLLLGGFSKFGATTFEPVDINGRPALVVRLDGELDSILTVEVEDGLITGVYAVRNPEKLSRIGGPTQVSR, via the coding sequence ATGAACGTGGAGGCCAGGGACCCGTTCGCAGCGCATCGCAGCCTGCTCTTCACCGTCGCCTACGAGATGCTCGGATCCGCGGTCGACGCCGAGGACGTCGTCCAGGACGCCTGGCTCAAGTGGGACGCCGTGAACCAGAGCGAAGTGCGTGATCCCCGGGCGTTCCTCGTGCGCGTCGTGAGCCGAACTGCGCTCGACCGTCTCCGCACGGTGTCTCGGCGACGTGAGGACTATGTCGGACCATGGCTGCCCGAACCGCTCGTCACGGCCCCCGACGTGGCCGAGGACGTCGAGCTGGCCGACAGCGTCTCGATGGCGATGCTCCTCGTCCTCGAGACGTTGACGCCGACCGAGCGGGCGGTGTTTGTCCTGCGCGAGGTGTTCGGGCTCGACTATGAGGAGCTGGCCGAAGCCGTCGACAAGAGCCCGGCGAGCGTCCGACAGATCGCACACCGCGCGCGCTCCCATGTCGCCGCCCGTCGGCCTCGCGGCGATGTCTCCCCGGGTCAGGCGCGCGGCGCCTTTGAGGCCTTCCAGCGAGCGGTCATGACAGGTGACCTCCAGGGGCTGGTGGACGTCCTGGCGCCCGACGTCGTGATGCTCGGCGACGGCGGCGGCATCAAGCAGGCGCTCGCGCACCCGGTCCTGGGGGTCGACAAGGTGTCGCGCCTGCTTCTGGGTGGCTTCAGCAAATTTGGCGCCACCACGTTCGAGCCGGTCGACATCAACGGTCGCCCGGCCCTCGTCGTCCGACTGGACGGCGAGCTCGACAGCATCCTCACGGTCGAGGTCGAGGACGGGCTCATCACCGGTGTCTATGCCGTGCGCAACCCCGAGAAGCTGTCCCGCATCGGCGGCCCCACTCAGGTCAGCCGCTGA
- a CDS encoding DNA polymerase IV codes for MLIHADADAFFASVEQRDHPHLRGRPMVVGPQVVACASYEARALGVHAGMPLFQAVRRWPELLVAQFRGSAYESASADLMALFRDITPLVEPGSMEEAFLDVSALDGGSVEEAGRIAAALRVRARRELGLPVSAGVARAKLFAKLASRRAKPDGLFVVDAETEARVRPRLPVADLWGVGPMTSGKLHDAGIVVVADLAGWTVDALIERRVAKAMAKNLVAIRDGLDDATIRLPTARKSISSQRSLGRSTRQRSTIQEALRDNVIRALARLGEDPRPASRLDVHLRFDDDHAVMTPGSLDEPSRDPAILIGAALAALERTAYEEDGRGVTMVGVTFGLPAADSTAPGHSG; via the coding sequence ATGCTCATCCATGCCGACGCCGATGCGTTCTTCGCCTCGGTCGAGCAGCGCGATCACCCGCACCTGCGCGGGCGACCGATGGTCGTGGGTCCGCAAGTGGTCGCCTGTGCGAGCTATGAGGCACGAGCGCTCGGCGTTCATGCGGGTATGCCGCTGTTCCAGGCCGTCCGTCGCTGGCCCGAACTGCTCGTGGCGCAGTTCCGTGGGTCGGCCTATGAGTCGGCCAGCGCCGATCTCATGGCGCTGTTCCGGGACATCACGCCCCTCGTCGAACCTGGCTCGATGGAGGAGGCGTTCCTCGACGTGTCAGCTCTCGACGGTGGCTCGGTCGAGGAGGCGGGCCGGATCGCCGCGGCATTGCGAGTTCGGGCCCGTCGCGAGCTCGGGCTGCCGGTGTCGGCGGGGGTGGCGCGGGCCAAGCTCTTTGCCAAGTTGGCCAGTCGCCGTGCCAAGCCCGACGGTCTCTTCGTCGTCGACGCGGAGACCGAGGCGCGGGTGCGGCCACGACTGCCGGTCGCGGACCTGTGGGGCGTCGGACCGATGACGAGCGGCAAGCTCCACGACGCCGGCATCGTCGTCGTGGCCGATCTGGCCGGCTGGACCGTCGACGCCCTGATCGAGCGCCGGGTCGCCAAAGCGATGGCCAAGAACCTCGTCGCTATCCGGGACGGCCTCGACGACGCGACCATCAGGCTCCCCACGGCCCGCAAGTCCATCTCGTCGCAACGATCGTTGGGGCGCTCCACCCGGCAGCGCTCGACCATTCAGGAAGCGTTGCGAGACAATGTGATTCGGGCGCTGGCTCGCCTTGGTGAGGATCCACGCCCAGCGTCCCGGCTCGATGTCCATCTCCGCTTCGACGACGACCACGCCGTCATGACGCCAGGGTCGCTCGACGAACCCTCACGAGACCCGGCCATCCTCATCGGTGCCGCGCTCGCGGCACTGGAGCGGACGGCATACGAAGAAGACGGCCGGGGCGTGACGATGGTCGGCGTGACGTTCGGCCTTCCGGCCGCTGACTCAACCGCGCCGGGCCACTCGGGTTAG
- a CDS encoding NAD(+) synthase: MDFRNAYAHGFARVAACTLPVTMADPAKNAQATIEQVRALHEDGVAVALFPELGLSGYAIDDLLMQDVLLEDVDKAIVTIAEASAKLTPIIVVGAPLLIGNRLYNCAVVIQGGEVIGVAPKSYLPNYREFYEKRWFAAGDDAVDTLINRPHWPGADEDGDIAYGTDLLFEATDVPGLTVHVEICEDMWVPVPPSHRAALAGATVLLNLSASPITVGRADDRHLLARSASARCNAAYLYAAASEGESSTDLSWDGMTMVYEMGDLLGESERFPSGPQATIVDVDLDRLRQERIRQGSFDDNRRVEGIGEPGGESFRVVAFELEPPTGDIGLRRKVDRFPFVPDDEARLAQDCYEAYNIQVSGLEQRLRAIGQPKIVIGVSGGLDSTHALIVAAKAMDRLGRPRTDIIGFTMPGFATSDGTKSNAIHLMESLGITWEELDIKPAATQMLTDLGHPFGKGEEVYDVTFENVQAGLRTDYLFRAANQRGGIVLGTGDLSELALGWCTYGVGDQMSHYGVNTGVPKTLMQHLIRWVVSSEQFEGSVNDTLLEILDQEISPELVPTKEGERIQSTEASVGPYSLQDFTLYHVLRRGYRPSKIAFLAEHAWADAATGDWPAGFPEGDRTAYDLATIRRWLEVFIKRYFANQFKRSALPNGPKVVAGGTMSPRGDWRMPSDVSSTAWLAELERNVPKS; encoded by the coding sequence ATGGACTTCCGCAACGCCTACGCGCACGGATTCGCCCGTGTCGCTGCCTGCACCCTCCCCGTGACGATGGCCGACCCCGCCAAGAACGCGCAGGCCACGATCGAGCAGGTGCGGGCCCTTCACGAGGACGGCGTCGCGGTCGCGCTCTTCCCCGAGTTGGGCCTGTCCGGCTATGCGATCGACGACCTGCTCATGCAGGACGTCCTCCTCGAGGACGTCGACAAGGCGATCGTCACCATCGCCGAGGCGAGCGCGAAGCTCACGCCGATCATCGTCGTCGGCGCTCCCCTTCTCATCGGCAACCGCCTCTACAACTGCGCCGTCGTCATCCAGGGCGGCGAAGTCATTGGGGTCGCCCCGAAGTCCTACCTGCCCAACTACCGCGAGTTCTACGAGAAGCGCTGGTTCGCGGCGGGCGACGACGCGGTGGACACCCTCATCAACCGCCCGCACTGGCCCGGGGCCGACGAGGACGGCGACATCGCCTACGGCACCGACCTCCTCTTCGAGGCGACCGACGTCCCCGGCCTGACCGTCCACGTCGAGATCTGCGAGGACATGTGGGTCCCCGTGCCGCCGAGCCACCGAGCCGCGCTCGCGGGCGCGACGGTCCTGCTCAACTTGAGCGCCTCCCCGATCACTGTTGGCCGCGCCGACGACCGCCACCTGCTCGCCCGCTCGGCGAGCGCCCGATGCAATGCGGCCTACCTGTATGCCGCTGCCTCCGAGGGTGAGTCGTCCACCGACCTCTCGTGGGACGGCATGACCATGGTCTACGAGATGGGTGACCTGCTGGGCGAGTCCGAGCGCTTCCCCAGCGGACCGCAGGCGACCATCGTCGATGTCGACCTGGATCGGTTGCGGCAGGAGCGGATTCGCCAGGGCAGCTTCGACGACAACCGTCGCGTCGAGGGCATCGGCGAGCCCGGTGGAGAGTCGTTCCGGGTCGTCGCGTTCGAGCTCGAGCCACCCACGGGCGACATCGGGCTGCGTCGCAAGGTCGACCGCTTCCCGTTCGTGCCCGACGACGAGGCCCGCCTCGCGCAGGACTGTTACGAGGCCTACAACATCCAGGTCTCCGGGCTCGAGCAGCGGCTGCGCGCCATCGGCCAACCCAAGATCGTCATCGGCGTCAGCGGTGGACTCGACAGCACCCACGCCCTCATCGTCGCGGCCAAGGCGATGGACCGGCTTGGGCGACCGCGCACCGACATCATCGGCTTCACGATGCCGGGCTTCGCGACGAGCGATGGCACCAAGAGCAACGCGATCCACCTCATGGAGTCCCTCGGGATCACCTGGGAGGAACTCGACATCAAGCCCGCCGCCACGCAGATGCTCACGGACCTCGGCCACCCGTTCGGCAAGGGCGAGGAGGTCTATGACGTCACCTTCGAGAATGTCCAGGCCGGGCTGCGCACCGACTACCTCTTCCGTGCCGCCAATCAGCGCGGAGGCATCGTCCTCGGCACCGGCGACCTGTCCGAGCTCGCGCTGGGATGGTGCACCTACGGCGTCGGTGACCAGATGAGCCACTACGGCGTCAACACCGGTGTCCCCAAGACGCTGATGCAGCACCTCATCCGCTGGGTGGTCTCCTCCGAGCAGTTCGAGGGATCCGTCAACGACACCCTCCTTGAGATCCTTGACCAGGAGATCAGCCCCGAGCTCGTCCCCACCAAGGAGGGCGAGAGGATCCAGTCGACAGAGGCCTCCGTCGGGCCCTACTCGCTGCAGGACTTCACGCTCTATCACGTTCTCCGCAGGGGCTATCGGCCCAGCAAGATCGCCTTCCTCGCCGAGCACGCCTGGGCCGACGCAGCGACCGGGGACTGGCCGGCCGGCTTCCCCGAAGGTGACCGGACGGCATACGACCTCGCGACGATCCGTAGGTGGCTGGAAGTCTTCATCAAGCGCTACTTCGCCAACCAGTTCAAGCGCAGCGCGCTTCCCAACGGACCCAAGGTCGTCGCGGGCGGCACGATGTCGCCTCGCGGCGATTGGCGTATGCCGTCCGACGTCTCGTCCACCGCGTGGCTGGCCGAGTTGGAGCGCAACGTCCCCAAGTCCTGA